The following is a genomic window from Chryseobacterium ginsenosidimutans.
TGGGATACTTTGGGCAAACAAAGAAAAATTAATTTTAATGATTACGGCTATATCTATTGATTTTATTTTTCCAAAAAGAAAGAAACTATTACTCTATATTTTATTGATTGTAGGCCTTTTTGTCGTGCTAACATTTTGTCAGTCAGCCATTAATTTTTTATTAAATATTTTAAAAATATGAAAAAACTAAACATATACTTCACAGCAGGAATTCCGCAACTGGAAGATACGGCTGATATAATAAAATTAATTCAGGATTCCGGAGCAGATATGATGGAAATCGGAATGCCATATTCAGATCCGGTTGCCGATGGCCCTGTTATTCAAAAAGCTCATGAACTGGCTTTGCAAAATGGAATGACCATTGAAAAGCTATTTTCACAGTTAAAAACCATTAAAAACGAACTCAAAATTCCGGTGATTTTGATGGGATATATTAATCCTGTTTTGAGTTTCGGTTTTGAAAATTTTTGTAAGGAATGTTCCGAAAGTGGAGTTTCAGGATTAATTATTCCCGACTTACCTCCTATCGAATTCGAAAAATATTACCGCGAAATTTTAGAAAAATACAATTTGAATTTCACATTTTTGATCACTCCGGAAACTTCCGATGAAAGAATTTTATATTTAGATTCTTTAAGTTCCGGGTTTTTATATGCCGTAAGTTCCTCATCAACAACAGGAAATAAAAGTTCAGTTTTGAAAAATGAAGCTTATTTGGAAAAAATAGCGTCTCTTCCTCTAAAAAATCCTGTGATGATCGGTTTTGGAATTAAATCAAAGCAAGATTTTGAAAACGTCACCGAAAAAGCGGACGGTGGAATCATCGGAACTGCCTTTGTACATATTTTACTACAAGATAGAAATTGGCAGAAAAAAGCCATAGATTTTATACATTCTATAAAAGCGTAAAAATCACTAAATTTGTATATCAAAAAATGGTATGAACACACATCAGAATAAAGCAGTAGAATTTGAAGATTTAGGCATAAAAGAATATCAGCCCGCTTGGGATTATCAGGAAAAACTGATGAAAGATATTATTGACATCAAAATCAAAAACCGCGATCTTCCTGCTGAACAGCATATTGCAACACCCAATCATTTTCTTTTAGTAGAACATCCTCACGTTTATACCTTAGGGAAAAGCGGACATGAAGAAAATATGCTTGCCGGAATTGATAAGCTAAAAGAGATTGATGCAACTTTCGTAAAAGTAAACCGTGGCGGCGATATTACCTATCACGGGTACGGACAAATCGTTGGTTATCCTGTTTTAGACCTTGAAAATTTCTTTACGGATATTCATAAATATATGAGAAATCTGGAAGAAGTGATTATCAGAACTATTGCCGATTATGGGTTGAAAGGTGAACGTTCTCCCGGAGAAACCGGAGTTTGGCTGGATGTCGGTAAACCTTACGCCAGAAAAATCTGCGCGATGGGCGTAAAAGCTTCCCGTTGGGTAACTTTACACGGTTTTGCATTAAATATCAATACCAATATGCGTTATTTTGAATACATTATCCCTTGTGGAATCAAAGACAAGCAGGTAACTTCTTTAAAAAGAGAGCTTGAAAGAGAACTGACTCCAGAAGAAATGGAAGATATTAAAGCTAAGATCAGAAAACATTTTGCGGATGTTTTTGAGGCAGAATTGTTGGTAAAAGCTTAGAAATTCAATTTTTAATTATATAAATCTGTTTCTTATGAAGCAGATTTTCTTTTTCTTACCTATGTTATTATAAGATTTGTTAATATTTTACAAAATTAAATTGCGCACAATACAATTGGCATTATATTTGTATCCTTACTATTATAATTCAAACAATTAATTAAAGCAAAACAAATGTCATTAATAGAAGACCTAAATTGGAGACATGCAGTAAAAGCATACGATCCGACAAAAAAAGTATCACAGGAAGATTTATATAAGATTTTAGAAGCTGCAAGATTAGCTCCAACGTCATCAGGATTACAGCCTTTCCGCGTTATAGTTGTAGAAAATCAGGAATTGAAAGAAAAAATGGTTGCTGGAGCTTTAAATCCGGAAGTAATGAGAGACTCTTCTCATGTTTTGGTATTTGCCGCTTGGGATAGCTATTCAAGTGAAAAGATTGATAAAGTATATGATCTTCATACTGATGTAAGAGATCTGCCAAAAGGACGTTTCAACAGTTATACCGATATGCTGAAAAAACTTTACGGAGCTCAAACTCCCGCAGAGCATTTTGCACACACAGCCCGCCAAACGTATATCTCTTTAGGATTAGCAATGGCTCAGGCTGCTGAATTGAAAATCGACAGTACACCAGCAGAAGGATTCAGCAATGAGGTTGTTGATGAAATTCTTAATTTAAAAGAATTAGGTTTAAAAAGTGTAAGCCTTTTATATCTCGGTTACAGAGATGCCGAAAAAGACTGGCTTTCTACAATGAAAAAAGTGAGAGTTCCTATGGAGGAATTTATCATTACAAAATAACACATCATCCAACCTTATCTTATGGAAAATCTAAAACAGCTAAAACTGGAAAACCAAATCTGCTTCCCTTTATATGTGATCGCAAAAGAGATCACGGGACTTTACAGACCTTTTCTTGATGAGCTGGATATCACTTACTCTCAATATCTTGTAATGATGGTACTTTGGGAGAATGACGGACTTACCGTAAGCCATATCGGGGATAAATTATTCCTCGACAGCGGTACTCTGACGCCTCTTCTGAAAAGGCTTGAAGCTAAAGGATTTATCATAAGAAAAAGAAAAAAAGAAGATGAAAGAGTGGTTGAAGCATTTTTAACTGAAGTCGGACAACAACTGCAGCAAAAAGCTTGTGAAATTCCAAAGAAGATTCAACAAAAAATAGGTATTGAGCCTGAAGATCTCATTCAGCTTAAAGATACCGTACAAAAAATATTAAGCAAAATAGAAAAATAAATGAAAACATTATATACAACAAAAGTAACCGCAAAAGGTGGCAGAAGCGGACATGTAAAAAGTGAAAACGGAGTTCTTGATCTTGAAGTAAGAATGCCCAAAGCTCTTGGTGGAGCCAATGAAGATTATGCAAACCCTGAAATGCTTTTTGCAGCAGGATATTCAGCTTGTTTTGACAGTGCTTTGAGCAGAGTGATCAGTTTATCAAAAGTAAAAACGGGCGAAACAACTGTTGCCGCTAAAGTTAGCATCGGGCAATTGGAAAACGGAGGATTTGGTCTTGCAGTGGAATTGGATGTAAATATTCCCGAAGTTTCAATTGAAGAAGCACAGTCTTTAACGGAAAAAGCCCATGAAGTTTGTCCTTATTCTAATGCTACAAGAAATAATATTGAAGTAAAACTTTCGGTGACGAATAACTAAGATCGGTTTCTTTACATGATAATTAAATCTGTTTCTTCTCGAGGCAGATTTTTTTTGGTTTTTTAATACAAAAGGAAAAATAAAATTGCTATTATGTGAAAAATAATTAATTTTATCAAGCTCTTAAGCAAAAATTAAAACAAATAACCAAAACAATTAAACATTCAAAAATGAAAGAAAATGCATTTAGCCAATTAAGCGATCAGGAATTATTAGAAAAAAAGAAACAACTAAAATCCAGCAATATAATAAATGCTGTAATTATTGGCGTATTAATAGGAGTTGTAATTTACAGCTTCATAAAAAGTGGTTTCAGGCTTTTTACATTTTTGCCATTACTTTTCGTTTACTTCATTGTAAAAAACCAAAATGAGAGCAAAGAACTTGAAAAGGAAATTAAATCCCGAAATGTAAAGCAAGAATAAATTCGTAAAATTGATTTAATTAAACTAAACATCTTTCATCTTTACTTATCAATACTTTCAATTAAAATACCTTGAAAAACTTCCTAATATTCATCTTCACAATCTGTATTTTTCTTAACTTTTACTCTCAAAATACATATGCTTTTTTCGGATCATTCAATCGGGACAAAGATACAGAAGGGATCTACGTTTATGAATTAGATACAATTCGTGGAAACTTGTCTAAAATAACGACTTTTAAAGGCATTTTAAATCCGTCATTTCTCACTTTATCTCCAAACGGAAAATATGTTTTTGCCTGTACAGAAAGTAAAACTCAAAATGGAGGAAGTGTAAGCAGTTTTGAATTTAACCCTGAAAATAAATCATTAACCTTCATCAATAAGCAAAAAAGTGGTGGCGAAAACCCGGTTTATCTGACAGTTCATAAAAACGGTAAATGGCTGGTTAATGGCAATTATACTGAAGGCAGTATTTCTGTTTATCCAATTTCAGAAAACGGAAAAATTAAACCTTATGTTCAGAACTTTCAATTCGCGGAAGGAAGTATAAACCCTGACAGACAAGATCGTTCGCATATTCATTCTGCTGTTTTCTCTCCTAATTTCGACTATATCTTTTTTCCGGATTTGGGAGCTGATAAAATCAGAACCTATCGATTTGAAAATGAATCGAAACAACCTTTACAAAATGCTGAAATTCCTTTTACAAAAACGACTTTGGGAAGCGGACCGAGACACTTCACATTCCATCCCAACGGAAAATTTGCCTACTGTATTGAAGAAATGGGAGGAACAGTAAGCACTTATTCCTATGAAAACGGAAAACTCAACAATCTTCAAAGGATCAACACCCATTCCGACAAGTATAAAGACGATTTTGAAAGTTCCGACGTTCACATTTCGCCCGATGGAAAATTTTTATATGCTTCCAATCGTGGAAAAGAAAATAATATCGCCATATTTTCAATCCAAAACGACGGGAAATTGAAAACAGTCGGCTATCAATCAACAAAGGGAAAACATCCGAGAGTTTTTGCTCTTGATCCAACCGGAAAATTTTTAATTACAACCAATGCTGTAAGCGGTGATGTGGTTGTTTTTAAACGGAATTCAGAGACGGGTTTATTGAAAAAAGTGGGTAAAAAGATTAAAATTAAAAATGCTTCCAGCATACAGATAAGGAAGTATTAAGTTTTTTGTGCACTAGAAGAATATCCGAAAAAAATTAAATTTCTGAAAATGTGGACTCGTCAAAAATAGATAAACCAAGTTAGGAATATATTATCACTAATTATCTCGTCACAGAATCACTTTTCTTAAAAGCATCAACAGGTTGATAAGCATCATTCTTCTCCTTTTCTTTTTTATCTGAAATTAAAATCCCGAAGAGATGATCGATTTCGTGTTGGAAAATAACTGCCGTAAAACCTTCCACTATTTCTGAATACTTTTGTCCTTTTAAATCAACATACTCCAATTGAATGACTTTACTACGGTAAAACTGATCCCTGAAATGAGGAATCGACAAATCGCCTTCCGGGCCAAGATTCTGTAATTCTGATCTCCAAACAATTACGGGATTGATAAAATATTCCAACGGTTCTCCGGCTTTATCAAAACGCTGAACCCAGATAATTTTTCTATTGATTCCGACTTGCGGCGCAGCAATTCCTACTCCACCCTCTGTTGCTGTTAAAGATTCTTTCATTCGGTTGACCAAAATTGCTGTATTTTTATCAAGCGGATCAATTTCTGTGGAAAGGCTTAACAATGTTTTATGCTGATTGTCATCCGTTGTCTGGTAAATGGGCAAAGCGGTATTTTTATCACCTTGATTGATGATTGAAATCTCACTTGAAGTCAATTTCTGAGCATTTAGTAAACCGATGAAAAGTATGAAGAGAAAGGATAGCTTTTTCATTTTTGAGTAAAAATATAAACAAAGATAATTAATGTCTTTCAAACATAATATTTGTCATTCCTTAAAAATCTAAACTCCAATTTTAGCAAAACTATGCTGAGATTCCTACGGAATGACAAATTGTGTGAATATTATCGTAAAATCTCTAATAAGTCTTCGTCATATCACTCGGAATAATCAAGTTAAAATCCGTTGGAATATAGTCTTTTTCGGGAATCTTTAATTCAGGATTTTCGGATTCAAATACAGAAATGACAGCCATTTTCAGATTTGGGTTTTTCTGTTTGATATACCAATAAATTCCGCCAAATTCTTTGCTGTGGTAATTTCCGTTGTAATGAATAAAAGTTTTCCCGGCTTGCATATTCTTCAAAATAGATTCTGCCATTGTTGCATCTTTTGTTGCCTGTGCGGAGATAAAATTCATCACTTTGGTACCGTCTGCATGTTCGCCCATCATCGTTTTCATTTCGGGATAACCGGGAGTATCCAAAGTCACTTTTATGGGTAATTGTGCAATATAAGTTTTCTCTTTTTCACTTAAACTATTTAATGATTCCAGCCCTTCTTTTGAAGTCTGAGAAGCATATTTTCTTGGAATATTGGTGGCGATGAAATTCAGTTTTTTATCTTTAGCAAAATCAACCAACGGTTTGTAATCTGTCGTAAAATTATTCCACAAACGGGCAGAATCCTTTAATGTTTTAGCATCAAATTTCCCGCTCAAATATTGATTTAACTGAGATTGATTATCTCTTTCAAACATTTCAGCACCTAAAATAAGCTGTCCGTTTTTCTTTTCAAACAAGGCTTCGGTAATTTTCAGCTGAAGCCAGTGATTGATCGAACTGTTATGATTTTCACCAAAAAAAACGACATCATAATCGGCTAATTCTTTAACTAATTTTTCTGTCTTGATCTCCTTTCCTTTTTGATCATAAAATTGATATGCTTTGAAGTTTTGTGCATTGATAACACTGAAACATATCAATAATATGGCTATGAAAATATTTTTCATTTTTATTTAATTTTAATGAGTCTTTTAAACACTAATGTCACAAATTTCTTTTACAAATATCACAAATTATTATTAAACATGATTTCTAGAATTAGTGTCATTTGTGAAAATTATTTGTGTTAATTGTGTTTAATTTAAATAAAAAAGCCGCCTTGAAAAAACAAAACGGCCTTATAAAATCATCTAACTATTTATTTTTCTAAATCTGCTACAAGGTTTTTCCACTCTTGCAGCTCAGGAATTCCGGGTTTTCTTTTTCCGAAGAATTGTACGATAAAGTCTCCTTCTTTATTGAATACCTCGATAGCCGTTACTTCGCCATCTTCTGTTGGCTTTTTCACGATCCAGGCTTCAGCGATTTTTGTTACATCAAGGTGTAAGTTGAAATCAGGATCCATTACGTTGAACCATTGCTGATGCCAAAGAACTTTTTTCACATTTCCTGTATGGATCTGGATAATCCCTCTGTTTCCAACAAAAATCATAATTGGAAGTTCTTTTTCAGAAGCATCTTCAAGAACACTTACCACTTTTGCATTATCAATTTTTTTTGTGAATCCTTCCGGAGCCAATCTTAATGCCTGAGTTCTGCTTACACCGAATTTTCTGGTCATCATGAAGAAATCATGAGTATCTTTCAATTCTGTCCATGCTTTTTGGAAACCCTCAACATCGATTTCAGAATCTGCTTTTTCACTAGCTTTTGGAGCCACTGTTTCTAATTCCAACGTTGAATTTTGTTCTTCAGCTTTGAATTTCTCAACAATAACATCGAAAGCAGCTTCGTTGCTGTCTTTTGTTAAATAAATTTTATGTAGCGCCAATCCATCTTTTCCGAAGAACTGCAGACTTTTTTTGTCACCTTCCACTACTCCGAAAGCAAATTTCCAGTGGTTCAGGAAAATCCTCAAATCAATATCTTCTCCAACGAAAAGTTGTGCGTGAGGGCTGCTGAAATCTCCGTTCTGGTAAGTGCCTTTTCTCTCGTGAACACACTCCTCGTTACGCGTAAGAGCCATTACTTTTCCTAATTGCTCAGTTTCAGTTAAAATATCTTTAAATTCTGGCTTAAGAATTGTAACTCCCTCTCCTACGTTTGTTGCCAATAATTCAGCTTCACTTACTCCTAATTCTGTTGCTGCATTTCTGATTCTCAAATGTGGGTTTTCAGCTTTCAGAGCTTCCCATTTTTCTCTCAGATCATTAACTAATGTGCTCATTATTTTATTTTTTTATGGTTAAGATTGTATAATTTCTTGTTATTGTTTTGTCTTCTGTCTTGCTTTTCACTTCTTCTTCCTTTTCGGAGATTTTCATTCTTTTAAAATGACTTTTGGAAACCGTTTCTTCCATTTCATCTGTATTATACAGTGTAAAATTGAATTGTGTGAAAGGCAGTTTTTCCATGAAATCTCTTTGTCCGAAAGTAAGAACAAAGGTTCCGTTATCTTTTAAAACCCTGTAAATTTCATTTAGATAATCAACAGGCTCATCCCAGAAATAAACAGTATTCACAGTATAGATTTTATCGAATTTTTTATCTTCAAAAGGAAGTCTTTTACCTTCATACAAAACAAATTCAGCTCGATTTTTAAACTCTTTATTTAATCTTTTGGCTTCATTATGCATTGTCTCGGAAATATCTATTCCTGTATATTGGACGTTTTGAGCTTTATTTAAAATGCTTTTAACATGAGCTGCATTTCCGTGTCCTATTTCAAGAACATTTTCATCATCTTCTATTAAAAGAGCTTTAATACTTTCCAATGTCATTCCGATGTTGGTGGCATTCATCATTTCCCCGATTTCAATCCCTTTTTCACCTTGAGGATTCGCAAGATTCTGAGCTAATATTTTTAAATTCTCTTTTTCCATATTATCCGAAAATAATCATTGGGTTATTCGTAATTGGGTGGTCGCAAATCGTACATGGAAAGTTGTACGCCTCGCTTATATTTTCTGATGTAAAAACTTCTTCGGGAGTTCCATAAGAAGAAACCCTTCCTGATTTCATTAATAAAATTTTGTCCGCAAACTGTGCCGCCAGATTCAAATCGTGAAGAACAACAATCGCAGAATTTGCTTTTTTAGTGAAATTTTTAATGATTTCCAATGCTTTGTACTGATGTTTTACATCTAAATTATTCAAAGGCTCATCAAGAAAAACGAGCTTATGGGTAATTTCGTTTTGCAACTGCGCCATCACTCTGGAAAGATGTACACGCTGTTTTTCACCACCCGACAACGTATTGTATTCTCTGTCTTTCAAGTAGTAGACATCCGTTTCATACATCATATTATTCATCGCTTCATGGTCTTCCTGTCTTGGCTGAGCATCAAAATACGGGTAACGACCCATCATCACGACATCTTTGACCTCAAGAGGAATATCATTGCTGTTGTGCTGGGAAAATTTTGCTTTGTGCTTCGACAATTCTCTTACTTCCCAATCTCCGATGTTTTTATCTTTAAACAAAACCTTCTGTTTCGACTTTATTTCATTTGCCAAAATACTTAGGAGACTTGATTTTCCTGCTCCATTCGGACCAACAATTGCTAAAAACTCGCCGTATTCCAAAGAAATATCCACGGCATCAAGAATATGGAATTCTTTATGTTTATAACTGATCTGGTGTGCCTTTATCATTACAAACTTTTTTTGAATTTAACTAAAATAGCGATGAAAATAGGCCCTCCCATTAACGCCGTTAAAATACCGATCGGTAATTCTGAAGGTTGTACGATACTTCTGCTGAATGTATCTGCCGTCAACAGCAAAATACTCCCAAAAACCGCTGATAATGGTAAAATGAAGGTGTAATTTGATTTAAATAAAAGTCTTAAAATATAAGGTACAATAAGACCTACAAAACCAATCGTTCCTGAAAAAGCCACCGTGGTTCCTACCATCAATGCTGTGATAATAATGATCTGCTTTTTCAGTTTTTCAACATTAATTCCTAAATGCTGAGCATCTTTTTCGCCTAACATCATTGCATTCAATGCCTTTCCTTTTGGCAATAAAATGATATAAGAAATGAGTAACACTACTCCTAAAATAATATTCTTCGTCCACGTTGCGGCGGCTAAACTTCCTAAATTCCAGAAAGTTAAATCCCTTAACTGGTCGTCTTTTGAAATATAAATCAAAAAACCTGTAATTGAGAAACCGATTGCCGTAATGGCAACTCCGCTCAAGAGCATCATGACTACATTTGTTTTTCCACCGCTTGTAGAAATCCTGTAAACCAGCAACATTGATAAAAGAGAACCGATGAAAGCAGAAATACCTACCAATGAAAATTGTACGGCTTCAGGAAGATATTGCTTGAAATGCCCTCCTAAAACTATCGCAATGGCGGCAAGTAGAGTCGCTCCCGATGTTAATCCTATTAAATCTCCCGTCGCTAAAGGATTTTTAAATAATCCCTGTAAACCTGTTCCTGAAACAGCAAGCATGCTTCCGATAAGAATTGCCATGATAATTCTGGCCGCTCTTACGTCCCAAACTACATATTTATCACTTAATGATAAACTTTGATCTCCTTTAATTACTTTTCCCAACACTTCAAACGCAGATTTACCTCCAAAATCGTAAACCCCTGTATTAAGAGACCATACTGCAATAATAATAAGCAGTATGGTACTTATTGTAATGTAAAAGTATAGTTTACTTTGTGCTTTCAACTAATAATTTGTTTAATTCTACTGCAGCTTCTCCTAACCTTGGCCCAAAGCCAGAAACTAAACCTCCGTCCATTGCGATGATCTTCTTGTTTTTACCGGCGTTTGTCTGGGAAACACCCGGCATTTTAAGAGCACCTTCATTTCCTCCTGCACCCTGAAGTCCGCTTGTGAAGAAAAACAATACATCAGGATTTGCTTTTACAACCGCTTCCGGAGTCAATGGTTTGAAATCTTCAAAATCATTCACCGCGTTTTCACCACCTGCAAGACCTATTAATGAAGCCATTGGCGTATTTTTACCTGAAACCATCAACATGTTTCCTCTTGCGTAGATGAACAATACTTTTGGCTTTTTAGCAATGTGCTGAACTTGTTTTAAATCAGTATCGATTTTATCGTTAAGCTTTTGATAATCTGTATTTCCGATCGCTTTTGCTACATCAGCAATTAGCTTTTTAGTTCCGTCAACTGTGAATTCCTGTTTGAAAACCTCAGTTTTAATTCCTGAAGACTTTATTTTCCCCATCAATTCCGGATTGATGTCTTTATCAGAAGCTAAAATTAAAGTCGGAGACACGGCCATGATCGGTTCGATGGTCATTGATCTTACGTGACCTAAATCTTTAGCCGTAGCTTTCAAAGATTCCGGATATGTGCTTGTAACGTCTGTTCCTACGATTTCTTTTTCGTGACCTAAAGCAGCTACGATTTCTGTAATTCCGCCGTTTAGAGTAACAATTTTATTATTAGATTTTGGAGCTTCAGAACTTACTTCTGTTGTATTTTCTTTTTTAGCACCTTCTTCTTTTTTGCAAGAATATACTGCAACAAGCACCGAAGCTGCAAGAATGAATTTTTTCATGATATACTTATTATTTGATTTATTTATAAAGGTTCGAATTCAAAGTTTGGATAACCCCGCACTCCGTCTTTAGTCATTGCATTGAATCTTACTTTGTAATAAAAGCCTTCGGCATCTTTCAGAACGAAAAACCTGTTGCTATATGTCTGAGCACCGTTTGCACCTGTTGTTGTACGCCATTTGTCTCCAATTGCCCTATGATCGTTAAAAATGAATTTAGACTGGTCAATATTGCTTAGCTTAAACCCTCCGTAAGCCTGATCTAATGTCTGATTTGCTTCAACATCTACCTGATAGGTTCCTACACCACTTATCATATTTGTTAAAATAAAATCGGCGTAGAAATAACTTCCGGCACTTTGCCCAGGTCCTAAAAACACTTCGTTTGTAAATGTTGTAAATGAAATATCCCAATTATCTTTTTTAGGCTGTATTTCCACAGGTGTTCCGTTTTTAAGACTAAAAAAATTAAAGTTATAATCTGGATTTTTTGTGATTACATATTCTTTATATTGGGTATCATCTAAATCAGCATATCTTAATTTATATCCATTATTGGCTCTTAAAACCTGAATTTTCTTCCAACCTCTGGACTCCCCGGTTAATGAAACCGATCCTGGTGCTACAGTAGAGGTAGGAATTGCTTTTCCCATATTAACTAAATAAATAGCATTTTCGGCATCATTCACCTTAATTTCTGCTATCCCAGTAGTCTGTGTCAGGAAATTACCGTTCGGATTATCAACATATTGTAAATTAGAAGCAGTAAACGTTCCTATCTGTACTACTCCCGTCAAGCTTGAAACATCAGAAGCTTTCACGGTGCTTATATTTGTAGCGTCGGGAATTTTGGCCACAGCCATACCTATTGACCCATTAATAATTACCCGGAATTCATCTCCATTGTAGAACCCT
Proteins encoded in this region:
- a CDS encoding NAD(P)H-dependent oxidoreductase encodes the protein MSLIEDLNWRHAVKAYDPTKKVSQEDLYKILEAARLAPTSSGLQPFRVIVVENQELKEKMVAGALNPEVMRDSSHVLVFAAWDSYSSEKIDKVYDLHTDVRDLPKGRFNSYTDMLKKLYGAQTPAEHFAHTARQTYISLGLAMAQAAELKIDSTPAEGFSNEVVDEILNLKELGLKSVSLLYLGYRDAEKDWLSTMKKVRVPMEEFIITK
- a CDS encoding organic hydroperoxide resistance protein, coding for MKTLYTTKVTAKGGRSGHVKSENGVLDLEVRMPKALGGANEDYANPEMLFAAGYSACFDSALSRVISLSKVKTGETTVAAKVSIGQLENGGFGLAVELDVNIPEVSIEEAQSLTEKAHEVCPYSNATRNNIEVKLSVTNN
- a CDS encoding lactonase family protein, with translation MKNFLIFIFTICIFLNFYSQNTYAFFGSFNRDKDTEGIYVYELDTIRGNLSKITTFKGILNPSFLTLSPNGKYVFACTESKTQNGGSVSSFEFNPENKSLTFINKQKSGGENPVYLTVHKNGKWLVNGNYTEGSISVYPISENGKIKPYVQNFQFAEGSINPDRQDRSHIHSAVFSPNFDYIFFPDLGADKIRTYRFENESKQPLQNAEIPFTKTTLGSGPRHFTFHPNGKFAYCIEEMGGTVSTYSYENGKLNNLQRINTHSDKYKDDFESSDVHISPDGKFLYASNRGKENNIAIFSIQNDGKLKTVGYQSTKGKHPRVFALDPTGKFLITTNAVSGDVVVFKRNSETGLLKKVGKKIKIKNASSIQIRKY
- a CDS encoding heme ABC transporter ATP-binding protein codes for the protein MIKAHQISYKHKEFHILDAVDISLEYGEFLAIVGPNGAGKSSLLSILANEIKSKQKVLFKDKNIGDWEVRELSKHKAKFSQHNSNDIPLEVKDVVMMGRYPYFDAQPRQEDHEAMNNMMYETDVYYLKDREYNTLSGGEKQRVHLSRVMAQLQNEITHKLVFLDEPLNNLDVKHQYKALEIIKNFTKKANSAIVVLHDLNLAAQFADKILLMKSGRVSSYGTPEEVFTSENISEAYNFPCTICDHPITNNPMIIFG
- a CDS encoding MarR family winged helix-turn-helix transcriptional regulator yields the protein MENLKQLKLENQICFPLYVIAKEITGLYRPFLDELDITYSQYLVMMVLWENDGLTVSHIGDKLFLDSGTLTPLLKRLEAKGFIIRKRKKEDERVVEAFLTEVGQQLQQKACEIPKKIQQKIGIEPEDLIQLKDTVQKILSKIEK
- a CDS encoding hemin-degrading factor; translated protein: MSTLVNDLREKWEALKAENPHLRIRNAATELGVSEAELLATNVGEGVTILKPEFKDILTETEQLGKVMALTRNEECVHERKGTYQNGDFSSPHAQLFVGEDIDLRIFLNHWKFAFGVVEGDKKSLQFFGKDGLALHKIYLTKDSNEAAFDVIVEKFKAEEQNSTLELETVAPKASEKADSEIDVEGFQKAWTELKDTHDFFMMTRKFGVSRTQALRLAPEGFTKKIDNAKVVSVLEDASEKELPIMIFVGNRGIIQIHTGNVKKVLWHQQWFNVMDPDFNLHLDVTKIAEAWIVKKPTEDGEVTAIEVFNKEGDFIVQFFGKRKPGIPELQEWKNLVADLEK
- the trpA gene encoding tryptophan synthase subunit alpha — protein: MKKLNIYFTAGIPQLEDTADIIKLIQDSGADMMEIGMPYSDPVADGPVIQKAHELALQNGMTIEKLFSQLKTIKNELKIPVILMGYINPVLSFGFENFCKECSESGVSGLIIPDLPPIEFEKYYREILEKYNLNFTFLITPETSDERILYLDSLSSGFLYAVSSSSTTGNKSSVLKNEAYLEKIASLPLKNPVMIGFGIKSKQDFENVTEKADGGIIGTAFVHILLQDRNWQKKAIDFIHSIKA
- a CDS encoding peptide deformylase, whose amino-acid sequence is MKKLSFLFILFIGLLNAQKLTSSEISIINQGDKNTALPIYQTTDDNQHKTLLSLSTEIDPLDKNTAILVNRMKESLTATEGGVGIAAPQVGINRKIIWVQRFDKAGEPLEYFINPVIVWRSELQNLGPEGDLSIPHFRDQFYRSKVIQLEYVDLKGQKYSEIVEGFTAVIFQHEIDHLFGILISDKKEKEKNDAYQPVDAFKKSDSVTR
- the lipB gene encoding lipoyl(octanoyl) transferase LipB — its product is MNTHQNKAVEFEDLGIKEYQPAWDYQEKLMKDIIDIKIKNRDLPAEQHIATPNHFLLVEHPHVYTLGKSGHEENMLAGIDKLKEIDATFVKVNRGGDITYHGYGQIVGYPVLDLENFFTDIHKYMRNLEEVIIRTIADYGLKGERSPGETGVWLDVGKPYARKICAMGVKASRWVTLHGFALNINTNMRYFEYIIPCGIKDKQVTSLKRELERELTPEEMEDIKAKIRKHFADVFEAELLVKA
- a CDS encoding ChaN family lipoprotein codes for the protein MKNIFIAILLICFSVINAQNFKAYQFYDQKGKEIKTEKLVKELADYDVVFFGENHNSSINHWLQLKITEALFEKKNGQLILGAEMFERDNQSQLNQYLSGKFDAKTLKDSARLWNNFTTDYKPLVDFAKDKKLNFIATNIPRKYASQTSKEGLESLNSLSEKEKTYIAQLPIKVTLDTPGYPEMKTMMGEHADGTKVMNFISAQATKDATMAESILKNMQAGKTFIHYNGNYHSKEFGGIYWYIKQKNPNLKMAVISVFESENPELKIPEKDYIPTDFNLIIPSDMTKTY
- a CDS encoding class I SAM-dependent methyltransferase; this translates as MEKENLKILAQNLANPQGEKGIEIGEMMNATNIGMTLESIKALLIEDDENVLEIGHGNAAHVKSILNKAQNVQYTGIDISETMHNEAKRLNKEFKNRAEFVLYEGKRLPFEDKKFDKIYTVNTVYFWDEPVDYLNEIYRVLKDNGTFVLTFGQRDFMEKLPFTQFNFTLYNTDEMEETVSKSHFKRMKISEKEEEVKSKTEDKTITRNYTILTIKK
- a CDS encoding FUSC family protein, with translation MKENAFSQLSDQELLEKKKQLKSSNIINAVIIGVLIGVVIYSFIKSGFRLFTFLPLLFVYFIVKNQNESKELEKEIKSRNVKQE